One window from the genome of Synergistota bacterium encodes:
- a CDS encoding helix-turn-helix domain-containing protein, translating to MKNDGRIQESAEELHLHRNTMRYRLDRIREILGVSLENGETLFNLYLSIKILRVLQVFPARYSSAKR from the coding sequence ATAAAAAATGACGGAAGGATTCAAGAGTCTGCAGAAGAGCTACACCTTCACAGAAATACGATGAGATACAGACTGGACAGAATAAGGGAAATTCTCGGAGTAAGCCTTGAGAACGGAGAAACCCTATTTAATCTGTATCTGAGCATAAAGATATTAAGAGTGCTTCAGGTTTTCCCTGCAAGGTATTCCAGCGCTAAAAGATAG
- the aroQ gene encoding type II 3-dehydroquinate dehydratase, whose translation MRILIINGPNINILEKRNKKIYGNRGYDDLKKLIETRARKLKVEVEIFQANGEGEIIDFIHREGFKSDGIIINAGAYSHYSYAIRDALEVLAVPKISVHISNIHARESFRKRDIIAEVCTGSICGLGLDGYLLALEYLAGKT comes from the coding sequence ATGCGAATACTTATCATAAATGGCCCCAACATAAATATACTGGAGAAAAGAAACAAGAAAATATATGGAAACAGAGGATATGACGACCTCAAGAAGCTCATTGAAACAAGGGCGAGGAAGCTAAAGGTGGAAGTTGAAATATTTCAAGCTAACGGGGAAGGAGAAATCATCGACTTCATACACCGGGAAGGATTTAAGTCTGATGGAATTATAATAAACGCAGGAGCTTATAGCCATTACAGCTATGCCATAAGAGATGCACTTGAGGTCCTCGCGGTACCCAAGATAAGCGTTCACATCTCCAATATACATGCCCGAGAATCCTTTAGAAAAAGGGATATCATAGCTGAAGTTTGCACAGGCTCTATCTGTGGACTTGGCTTGGATGGCTATCTTTTAGCGCTGGAATACCTTGCAGGGAAAACCTGA
- a CDS encoding bifunctional shikimate kinase/3-dehydroquinate synthase → MERKVITIIGMPGSGKSTVGKLLAEALNLNFIDTDEEIEKETGLSIPEIFERMGEAHFRKIEKLIVRKCLERGEIISLGGGAILDPETRKTVFNNTLSFYIKIPLNELARRLKSAYSNRPLLKDGDLLKSLRKLYFKRKNIYESARYIIEGKGLTPEEIRTLIVFQLREQASKATEINSSIHNVKLGELCFEEIAQFPLITTKKVFKVYGRFLKNEKIAFIPDGEDAKSLRNVKKIYETFVRWNIERGRAIAALGGGALTDAMGFATATFKRGCELVSIPTTLLGQIDAAIGGKNAINVGNIKNLVGTFKFPLRVFVDPAFTLSQEERRFFEGLVEAIKIGLVASREFFELIENSMKAIKKRNLKSISELIEIAIRLKLKISEKDPFDTNERRILNFGHTLGHAIEIQYGLSHGEAISLGMILALKLSSKLGTSKPSIIDRVRELLNRIGMPTDERIIDISLLIDKMSQDKKIKKGKLSMILIRDIGMSEIKELEVKELCEYLS, encoded by the coding sequence ATGGAGAGGAAGGTAATAACTATTATAGGTATGCCGGGTTCCGGAAAAAGCACAGTAGGAAAGCTTCTCGCTGAAGCGCTCAATCTCAATTTCATCGATACAGACGAGGAAATAGAAAAAGAAACGGGACTATCTATTCCTGAAATATTCGAACGTATGGGAGAAGCCCATTTCAGGAAAATAGAAAAGCTAATTGTAAGAAAATGCCTTGAAAGGGGAGAAATCATTTCTCTTGGAGGAGGAGCTATCCTCGATCCCGAAACGAGAAAGACCGTGTTCAATAATACCCTTTCTTTCTACATAAAGATCCCCTTAAACGAGCTTGCACGAAGGCTCAAGAGCGCTTATTCCAACCGTCCGCTTCTTAAAGATGGAGATCTCCTTAAAAGTTTAAGGAAGCTCTATTTCAAAAGAAAAAATATTTATGAAAGCGCAAGATATATCATAGAAGGCAAAGGATTAACACCAGAAGAGATCAGAACCCTGATTGTATTTCAGCTAAGAGAGCAAGCAAGCAAAGCAACAGAAATTAACTCCTCCATCCATAATGTAAAACTTGGCGAGTTATGCTTTGAGGAAATAGCCCAATTTCCCCTTATAACCACGAAAAAAGTCTTCAAAGTTTATGGGAGATTTCTTAAAAATGAAAAAATAGCATTTATTCCAGATGGAGAAGACGCAAAAAGCCTAAGAAACGTGAAAAAGATTTACGAAACGTTCGTACGTTGGAACATCGAAAGAGGAAGGGCAATTGCAGCCCTTGGTGGAGGCGCTCTGACGGACGCAATGGGCTTTGCAACCGCGACCTTCAAAAGAGGATGTGAGCTTGTAAGCATACCGACCACCCTTCTCGGACAAATAGATGCAGCAATAGGAGGGAAAAATGCCATCAATGTGGGAAACATTAAAAACCTTGTAGGCACCTTTAAATTCCCTCTTAGGGTTTTCGTAGATCCTGCTTTCACCCTATCACAAGAAGAAAGAAGATTTTTTGAAGGATTAGTGGAAGCCATAAAGATCGGGTTAGTAGCATCAAGAGAGTTCTTTGAACTGATAGAAAATAGTATGAAAGCTATAAAGAAAAGAAACTTAAAAAGTATTAGCGAGCTTATTGAGATAGCAATTCGACTAAAACTTAAGATATCGGAGAAGGATCCCTTCGACACAAACGAAAGGAGAATTCTAAACTTTGGTCATACTCTGGGACATGCTATAGAAATCCAGTATGGGTTATCTCATGGAGAAGCTATAAGCCTCGGCATGATATTAGCGCTAAAGCTCAGTAGCAAACTGGGCACATCTAAGCCATCCATTATCGATCGGGTGAGAGAGCTTCTGAACCGCATAGGTATGCCGACTGACGAGAGGATTATAGACATTTCCCTCCTGATCGATAAAATGTCTCAGGATAAAAAAATAAAGAAGGGAAAGCTGAGCATGATTTTAATAAGAGATATAGGAATGAGTGAGATAAAGGAACTGGAGGTGAAAGAGCTATGCGAATACTTATCATAA
- the aroC gene encoding chorismate synthase, whose protein sequence is MLRIITAGESHGSKIIGILDGMPAGLRIDLNYLREFLKRRRGGYGRGRRMDIETDELTIHGGVHKGITTGAPLLIEIQNRGDNPVKRRRTVPRPGHADYVGYLKYALEDLNIPAERASARETAVRTALGAICSLALRCLDIEIVAFTRSIGSVCLKKSYSEIENLREKSLHSPVYCPDDETTELMLNEIDRAKAKGETLGGSFTVIAKNVPHGLGSYSQWDRRLDSHLGFCLLSIPSVKAVEIGNAIEGSKEYGSQFQDGFKIESGKIKRTSNHAGGIEGGVSNGEDIIVTAYLKPVPTALSIRKSIDIETLQEATLEYIRSDTVVVPAASVIGEAMVSFCILRFILEKFGGDTIPELKERVKSWRGR, encoded by the coding sequence TTGTTGAGAATCATAACTGCTGGAGAATCTCACGGAAGCAAAATAATAGGAATTTTAGATGGAATGCCAGCGGGTTTAAGAATAGATCTAAACTACCTTAGGGAGTTTTTAAAGAGAAGAAGAGGCGGATATGGAAGAGGAAGGAGAATGGATATCGAAACAGATGAGCTAACAATACATGGAGGAGTACACAAGGGAATTACAACGGGAGCTCCGCTTCTCATTGAAATTCAAAATAGGGGAGATAATCCCGTCAAGAGAAGAAGAACCGTCCCTCGCCCGGGACATGCCGATTACGTAGGCTACCTTAAATACGCCTTAGAGGATCTTAACATTCCCGCTGAGAGAGCAAGCGCCAGAGAAACCGCTGTAAGAACCGCGCTTGGAGCCATATGCTCCCTCGCTTTAAGGTGTCTCGATATCGAGATTGTCGCCTTCACAAGAAGCATAGGATCAGTGTGCTTAAAGAAAAGCTACTCTGAAATTGAGAATCTGAGGGAAAAGAGTCTACACTCTCCTGTGTACTGCCCAGATGATGAAACTACCGAGTTAATGCTAAATGAAATAGATAGAGCCAAAGCGAAGGGAGAAACGTTGGGAGGAAGCTTCACCGTCATTGCGAAAAACGTACCTCATGGTTTAGGTAGCTATTCCCAATGGGACAGAAGACTTGACTCACACCTTGGTTTCTGCTTACTTTCCATTCCCTCAGTCAAAGCAGTTGAAATAGGAAATGCCATTGAGGGGTCAAAAGAATATGGAAGCCAGTTCCAAGACGGCTTCAAGATAGAAAGCGGGAAAATCAAGAGGACTTCCAATCACGCTGGGGGAATAGAGGGAGGCGTATCTAATGGCGAAGACATTATAGTAACGGCATACCTGAAGCCAGTTCCCACAGCGTTATCGATAAGAAAATCTATAGACATAGAGACCCTACAGGAAGCTACCCTCGAGTACATAAGATCAGACACCGTTGTCGTCCCAGCAGCTTCAGTGATAGGAGAAGCTATGGTTTCCTTCTGCATACTCAGGTTTATTTTGGAAAAGTTTGGAGGTGATACGATTCCAGAGCTGAAAGAGAGGGTAAAATCATGGAGAGGAAGGTAA